A genomic region of Manihot esculenta cultivar AM560-2 chromosome 15, M.esculenta_v8, whole genome shotgun sequence contains the following coding sequences:
- the LOC110601037 gene encoding thyroid adenoma-associated protein homolog isoform X2, translated as MKTSVSAKITDMSDNYNPIPEEMGTRILKIIWNNLEDPLSQTVKQVHLVFDLFLDIQSTICMEEGSHRTKSFLKRIASDLLRLGPRCKGRYVPLAIVTKRLGPKTMLEMSPDLLFETAQAYIDDDVCCAATTFLKCFLESLRDECWNNNGVEKGYAVYRGHCLPPFLYGLASGVSKLRSNLNTYALPVLLELDVDSIFPMLAFISIGPSGEEIELPSPELGFANIELGVEQKVAVLVSLLKVCRSLAFIEGDIDLCDTSTSTALEAQEGLETEIMNGHALVCVKGIKVKLLVQWLVLALTHSDELLRVDAAESLFLNPKTASLPSHLELTLLKKAVPLNMRSCSTGFQMKWTSLFRKFFSRVRTALERQLKQGSWQPLVNYRNKQSHSSKETKEAVFERARDLFNFMRWLSCFLFFSCYPSAPYKRKIMAMELILIMLNVWPIVTSLQDNFGSTASESCLCPYSRGITSPDSTLLLVGSIIDSWDRLRESSFHILLYFPTPLPGISSEDMVQRVVIWAKNLVCSPRVRESDAGALTLRLIFKKYALELGWIVRVADNVVCFQHQPELVNGDNQIFESRPPSIEYIKSLIDWLNSVVEEGERDLSEACKSSFVHGVLLALRYTFDELDWNSDAVMSSIPEMRQALKNLLGLVMRITSLALWVVSADAWYLPDLDEMADTDMCLMDEADVVRSSEHGDSDLKHEQESRPSEQIVMVGCWLAMKEVSLLLGTIIRKIPLPSSSNSDSPEPPVPDVSDTCTLPIDNPILDLKQLEEIGSHFLEVLLKMKHNGAIDKTRAGFTALCNRLLCSNDPRLCKLTDSWIEQLMERTVAKGQTVDDLLRRSAGIPAAFIALFLSEPEGTPKKLLPRALRWLIDVASSSLLGPVYVKSINADSNKFSLTKSDQELDSAKPFEMNVMGNSSKIRDEGVVPTVHAFNVLRAAFNDTNLATDTSGFAAEALIVSIRSFSSPYWEVRNSACLAYTALVRRMIGFLNVQKRESARRVLTGLEFFNRYPPLHPFFYNELKVATDLLMDATSGHSESNLEKVVHPSLCPLLILLSRLKPSTIASESGDDLDPFLFMPFIRRCSTQSNLRVRVLASKALMGLVSNEKLPIILLNVASALPCLDNQITGGMRCDSFNSIHGMLLQLSSLLNANCRNLPDIAKKEKILGDLIQVLARRSWIASPKLCPCPILNASFVRVLDLMLSIARRGYMSENFYAIRDLLLELSSECLDVEDYYGLPFFDPTIAELREQAAISYFSCVLQVSKEEAEEVLQIPHMRPLPDSKLLSPPEKYVFTGLQERLIRSLSDSSYEVRLATLKWLLRFLKSTESSSEVHHMSSSEIRVIQSWNNSNLQGTLSKLLESEKNHRCTYYILRILFFWNLLQFKNPSDEKYANISYVGTLDVDSVSEFWYKLISLYKLTRHMKTRETLICCMAICVKQYAILLTRYVVAYMKNNARFNDSEQSERSALFYERITFFVNVVKEHSSASEPVNMRKAAAESIHASGLLEQAEFISSSVFSHQIPFDISGLRFEPKEAVNMYAIKVLEIWFTCIRLLEDEDDAVRQRLASNVQRCCSSKRTRSSCSSEEVPTQVEKVLELSFGHLSSIFGHWIVYFDYLSKWVLDAANYVVSQGDLVRRVFDKEIDNHHEEKLLICQICCSHLEKLPVLKLLSGETPIKQEFRNYLYSWRMRFYNQLMSFAEDHVEMLNWIGGMGNHKDAFLPLYGNLLGFYSLSNCIFNGKIEDGATLLADVVELGKTITPFLTNPLFSNLYSLVVKSHEKMASDNAGRIYKFSGDSIWDGFDPYFLLR; from the exons ATGAAGACCTCAGTATCAGCTAAAATAACTGATATGTCAGATAATTATAATCCTATACCAGAGGAAATGGGGACCCGTATACTGAAGATCATATGGAATAACTTAGAAGATCCTTTAAGTCAAACTGTGAAACAAGTTCATCTTGTTTTTGATCTTTTCTTAGACATTCAGTCAACTATTTGCATGGAAGAGGGTAGTCACAGAACGAAGTCATTTCTTAAAAGGATTGCTTCAGATCTTCTCCGACTAGGCCCACGCTGTAAGGGGAGATACGTACCTTTAGCTATAGTGACTAAGAGGTTGGGACCTAAAACTATGCTGGAAATGAGTCCTGACCTGCTGTTTGAAACTGCACAAGCCTACATTGATGATGATGTATGTTGTGCTGCCACAACATTCTTGAAATGTTTCCTTGAGTCCTTGCGTGATGAGTGTTGGAACAACAATGGTGTTGAGAAAGGGTATGCAGTTTATAGAGGGCATTGCTTGCCTCCTTTTCTGTATGGACTTGCATCTGGAGTTTCAAAGCTTCGCTCAAATCTGAATACTTATGCTTTGCCAGTTCTACTAGAACTTGATGTTGATAGCATATTTCCTATGCTTGCTTTTATCTCAATTGGGCCTAGTGGAGAGGAGATTGAACTGCCATCACCTGAGCTGGGCTTCGCAAACATAGAATTGGGAGTTGAACAAAAAGTAGCTGTTTTAGTCTCTTTGCTTAAGGTATGTAGGTCACTTGCTTTTATTGAGGGGGATATTGACTTATGTGACACTTCAACTTCAACAGCACTTGAGGCACAGGAAGGCCTAGAAACAGAGATTATGAATGGACATGCTCTTGTCTGCGTAAAAGGAATAAAGGTTAAGCTCCTCGTTCAGTGGCTAGTATTAGCATTGACCCATTCTGATGAGTTGCTCCGTGTAGATGCTGCAGAGTCCCTCTTCTTAAACCCCAAGACAGCTAGTCTTCCTTCCCATTTAGAGCTGACTCTTCTGAAAAAGGCTGTGCCATTAAACATGAGAAGTTGCTCTACTGGCTTCCAGATGAAGTGGACCAGCTTGTTTAGAAAGTTCTTTTCTCGAGTTCGAACAGCCTTGGAGAGACAACTTAAGCAAGGGAGCTGGCAACCTCTCGTGAATTACCGCAATAAGCAGTCACACTCCTCCAAGGAAACCAAAGAAGCTGTATTTGAAAGAGCACGggatctttttaattttatgagatGGCTGTcttgttttctatttttttcatgCTATCCCTCTGCcccttataaaagaaaaattatggcTATGGAGCTCATATTGATAATGCTTAATGTTTGGCCTATTGTAACATCTTTGCAAGATAATTTTGGTTCCACTGCTTCTGAAAGCTGTCTCTGTCCTTACAGCAGAGGAATTACTTCACctgattcaactttgttattaGTTGGATCTATTATTGATAGTTGGGATAGGCTGAGAGAAAGTTCTTTTCACATATTGCTATATTTTCCTACCCCTCTTCCAGGAATTTCAAGTGAAGACATGGTTCAGAGAGTGGTTATATGGGCTAAGAACCTAGTTTGCAGTCCACGTGTGCGTGAAAGTGATGCTGGAGCACTTACTTTAAGGCTTATATTCAAAAAGTATGCCTTGGAGCTCGGGTGGATTGTCAGAGTTGCTGATAATGTTGTTTGTTTTCAACATCAACCTGAACTAGTTAATGGTGACAATCAAATTTTTGAGTCTAGGCCTCCTTCAATTGAGTATATAAAATCACTAATTGATTGGCTGAATAGCGttgtggaagaaggagagagaGATCTTTCTGAAGCTTGCAAAAGTAGCTTTGTTCATGGGGTGTTACTTGCCCTACGATATACTTTTGATGAATTGGATTGGAATTCTGATGCTGTCATGTCTAGCATTCCAGAGATGAGACAAGCATTGAAGAATCTTCTGGGATTGGTCATGCGAATTACTTCGCTAGCACTTTGGGTGGTTTCTGCAGATGCTTGGTATCTTCCTGACTTGGATGAAATGGCTGATACTGATATGTGCTTGATGGATGAAGCGGATGTGGTAAGATCATCAGAACATGGGGACAGTGATTTAAAACATGAGCAGGAGAGCAGACCATCAGAACAGATTGTCATGGTTGGTTGTTGGCTGGCTATGAAAGAG GTTAGTCTTCTGCTAGGAACGATTATAAGGAAAATTCCTTTACCGAGCAGTAGTAATTCAGATTCACCAGAGCCCCCTGTTCCTGATGTTTCTGATACTTGCACACTGCCAATAGACAATCCAATACTTGATTTGAAACAACTTGAAGAAATTGGGAGCCACTTCTTAGAAGTCCTTTTGAAGATGAAGCATAATGGAGCAATTGATAAGACAAGGGCTGGATTCACAGCTCTTTGCAACCGTTTACTTTGCTCCAATGACCCAAG ACTTTGTAAGTTGACAGACTCTTGGATTGAGCAACTTATGGAAAGAACTGTGGCCAAGGGACAAACTGTAGATGATCTTTTGAGGAGAAGTGCAGGTATTCCTGCAGCATTTATTGCTCTTTTCCTCTCAGAACCTGAAGGGACACCAAAGAAACTTCTTCCACGGGCTTTGAGGTGGCTAATAGATGTTGCTAGCAGCTCATTGCTGGGTCCTGTTTATGTCAAGAGCATAAATGCTGACTCAAACAAGTTCTCATTAACAAAGTCAGACCAAGAACTTGATTCTGCTAAGCCATTTGAGATGAATGTGATGGGTAACAGCTCAAAGATCCGAGATGAGGGTGTAGTTCCAACTGTACATGCATTTAATGTCCTTAGAGCTGCTTTCAATGACACTAACCTGGCCACTGATACATCTGGTTTTGCTGCGGAAGCCTTGATTGTTTCAATTCGTTCTTTCTCCTCTCCATACTGGGAGGTCCGAAATAGTGCATGTCTGGCATACACTGCCTTGGTACGACGCATGATAGGATTCCTAAATGTTCAAAAACGAGAATCTGCACGACGTGTATTAACTGGGCTTGAATTTTTTAACAG GTATCCCCCATTGCATCCTTTTTTCTACAATGAATTGAAAGTTGCAACTGATTTGCTTATGGATGCAACTTCTGGGCATTCAGAATCCAACCTAGAAAAGGTTGTCCATCCAAGCTTGTGCCCTTTGTTGATCCTTTTATCCAGGCTCAAGCCTTCGACAATTGCAAGTGAGAGTGGAGATGATCTGGATCCATTCCTCTTTATGCCATTCATCAGGAGATGCTCAACTCAGAGCAACCTGCGAGTCCGTGTTCTTGCATCTAAAGCTTTAATGGGTCTGGTATCCAATGAGAAGCTTCCAATTATCCTGCTGAATGTTGCTTCTGCATTGCCTTGCCTAGATAATCAAATCACAGGGGGAATGCGCTGTGATTCCTTTAATTCCATTCATGGAATGCTGTTGCAACTGAGTTCTCTTCTGAATGCAAATTGTAGAAACCTGCCTGATATtgcaaagaaagaaaagattCTTGGCGACTTGATCCAAGTTCTTGCTAGACGTTCATGGATTGCAAGCCCGAAATTGTGTCCTTGCCCCATTCTTAATGCCTCTTTTGTGAGAGTGCTTGATCTCATGCTCAGTATAGCAAGAAGAGGCTATATGAGTGAAAATTTTTATGCCATTCGTGATCTGCTGTTGGAGCTATCTTCAGAATGTCTAGATGTAGAAGATTATTATGGACTTCCATTTTTTGATCCAACTATAGCAGAACTTAGAGAACAGGCAGCCATCTCCTACTTCAGTTGTGTGTTGCAGGTATCTAAAGAAGAAGCTGAAGAGGTTCTTCAGATACCACACATGCGCCCATTACCTGATTCAAAGTTGTTGAGCCCACcagaaaaatatgtttttacaggtCTCCAGGAAAGGCTGATTCGTTCCTTGTCAGATTCATCATATGAAGTTCGACTTGCAACATTGAAGTGGCTGCTGAGGTTCCTAAAGTCTACAGAATCTAGCAGTGAGGTTCATCATATGTCTAGCAGTGAGATTAGAGTTATTCAGAGCTGGAATAATTCAAATCTACAGGGAACATTGTCAAAACTCCTGGAATCCGAGAAGAACCATAGGTGTACATATTACATTCTGAGAATTCTCTTCTTTTGGAACTTGCTACAGTTTAAGAATCCTAGTGATGAAAAATATGCCAATATTAGCTACGTTGGTACATTGGATGTTGATTCGGTGTCCGAGTTTTGGTATAAGCTGATTTCTTTgtacaagctcacaagacataTGAAGACTCGAGAAACACTCATCTGCTGCATGGCTATATGTGTGAAGCAGTATGCAATTTTGTTAACCAGATATGTTGTTGCCTATATGAAGAACAATGCTAGATTTAATGACTCAGAACAGTCGGAAAGATCAGCCCTCTTTTATGAACGTATTACCTTCTTTGTTAATGTGGTTAAAGAACATAGTTCTGCATCTGAGCCAGTGAACATGCGCAAGGCAGCTGCTGAATCTATACATGCATCGGGTTTGCTGGAACAAGCTGAATTTATCAGTTCATCTGTGTTCTCTCATCAAATCCCCTTTGACATTTCAGGTCTTCGTTTTGAACCTAAAGAAGCTGTTAATATGTATGCCATTAAGGTGCTGGAAATATGGTTTACATGCATCAGGTTGCTGGAGGATGAAGATGATGCTGTAAGACAAAGGCTTGCATCGAATGTGCAGAGATGCTGTTCTTCAAAAAGAACTAGAAGCAGCTGTAGTTCTGAAGAGGTCCCAACCCAAGTGGAGAAGGTGCTCGAATTGAGTTTCGGGCATCTGTCTTCTATCTTTGGTCACTGGATTGTTTACTTTGATTATCTTTCGAAGTGGGTACTCGATGCAGCAAATTATGTGGTGTCACAAGGAGACCTGGTGAGGCGTGTCTTTGACAAGGAAATTGATAATCATCATGAAGAGAAGTTGTTAATCTGTCAAATTTGTTGCTCCCATTTGGAGAAGCTTCCAGTTTTAAAATTGTTGTCGGGCGAAACGCCAATCAAACAAGAGTTCAGGAATTATTTATACAGCTGGAGAATGAGATTCTATAATCAGCTGATGTCATTCGCTGAGGATCATGTTGAGATGCTCAACTGGATAGGCGGCATGGGTAACCACAAAGATGCATTTCTGCCTCTATATGGAAATTTGCTCGGTTTTTATTCTCTCTCGAACTGCATCTTCAATGGGAAAATCGAAGATGGTGCGACTCTACTAGCCGATGTTGTTGAACTTGGTAAAACCATCACTCCATTTCTTACAAATCCTTTGTTTTCTAACTTGTATTCATTAGTTGTAAAATCACACGAGAAAATGGCCAGTGACAATGCTGGCCGGATATATAAATTCTCAGGCGACTCGATTTGGGATGGTTTTGATCCCTATTTTCTTCTCAGGTGA